The genomic region ACACTGGCTACATTGCGTCTTCCCGTCCTGAGCACCGTTCATAAGCACATTCACAGCAGGCAAAGATGGTTGCCCAGTGATTGAACAAGTCGGTGAATGGATGAGTCTGTGAATGGGTGGGTGTGTTGGAGAATAGATCGCTGGGTTGTagatgggggtagatgcttgtaCAGTTGGTGTATATATAGCTAGGTGAGTGGTTGGTTGGGTGGATGTGCTGGTGGATGGATTCGTAAATGAATAAGTAGTTTCGTGGATCAATAAAGGGCTTCTCTGgcggttcagatggtaaagaatccacctgcaatgcaggagacccagcttcattccctgggaagggaagatcccctggaggagggaatggccacccactctagtattctttcctggagaatcccgtggacagaggagcctggtgggtttaccgtccagggggttgcaaagagttggacacgactgagcgacaaccACGTGGTACATGGTGGATCAATAAATGGGCTGGTGGATGGATATGTAGCTGGTGGATAGATGGAGGGAAGTATAGGTGGTTGTATGGATTGGTGAATGGGTTAGTACCTGGAGGGCTGGTGGAAATATAGGTGGACAAGCTAGCTCATAGATGAGAGAATaaataggtggatggatggatgggttggTGGATGGACTGATAAATAATTTAGTGCATGAATGAGCAGGCAGAAAGATTGATGCTCTTTCTCGTGCTTAAATTTGTGTATAAATGCGCCCTACTCTTTCCCCTCATTAGATTGTAATGTCCCTGATGTGTGTGTCTGAGGCCAAGGACTATTCAACTCCCACAGTGCCCAATCCAGAGCTCAGCCAGGCAGGAGGCTTCCTGGGAGGCCCCCCAAAAGGCCAGCTCTCTCCCCTGCTCTTTGTCCCCCAACCAGGCTCGGAGCAGCTGCCCTGGCTCCCTGGACTCCAGCACCTACCTGAACTCTGATTTCCTCCTTCCTGAAGACCCCAAGCCCAAGCTCCCACCCactcctgcacccccacccctcctccagtaCCCTAGCCCTGCGAAGGGGCTGGGCTTGGAGCCCTGTCCCCCGCCCCCCTTCCCTCCCATGGCCCCGCCGCCTGCTCTGCTGCAAGAAGAGCCCCTCTTCTCGCCCAGGTTCGCTTTCCCTGCCGTTCCTCCTGCCCCGGGAGTGTCCGGGCTGTCTGCTCCCACGGCCTTCCCACCCACCCCGCAGCCtggcccaggccccgcccccttccCCATAGACCTGCTACCCTCCGGCTATTCGGAGACCCCATTTGGGCCTCACTTCCCGGTACCCCAAGGCACGCGGCCCAGAGGCAAGCCCCCTGCCCCGTCCCCCAGAGGGCGGAAGCCCGGCGCCCCCGCCGTGGCCCCTGCCACTGCTAGCCCCACTGCCACTGCCGGGAGCAACAACCCCTGCCTCACGCAGCTGCTGACAGCCGGTGAGTGGGGCCACCGGCGAGATGGGGACCCAGTGCGGACACCGAGAGCCTGTGGGATTagagggtggggggtgaggggctgGCTCAGCCGGAGGTCCTGGGTCCTTAACCCTGAACCCGAAAGGGGTGTGGGCTATTAGGAAGggaggggtggggcctgggagaTGATGGATGGGGCCCCCAGCATGCTGTCTGTGCACAGCCAAGCCTGAGCAAGCCCTGGAGCCACCGCTTGTGTCCAGCGCTCTCCTCCGGCCCCCAGGGTCACCGGTAAGACAGCGGGCACTGGGAGGTGGGGCTGCACCCCAGGCCTTCACCCCGACTCTCTGCCCTTCTCCACCTCAGCAGGACACTCTCCCCGAGTTCCCCTGCACCTTCTTTCCCCCGACCCCGGCCCCCACACCACCCCGACTGCCTCCGGGCTCGGCCACCCCGGCCCCTCCCAGGCCCCTGATTGTCCCCAAAGTGGAGCGGCTCTCGCCCCCAGCGCCCAGCGGTAAAGAGGGGTTGAAGGAGCTGGTGGTGGGGGGGCGGTCTGCGGGatggaaggaggggaagggggatgTAGGGGACGACATCTGGGGCCAGGATAAGAGGGACAGGGCCACAGGACTCTCTGCCCTGTGTGGGTCTGTCTGTGAGTCCATCTGTCCCCGGCACAGGTGGTGAGCGGCGGCTGTCTGCGGAGCTGACCTCGCTGCCGGGCCCGGGGGCCCTGAGCATCTGTATCTCTCCCCCACAACCCATGCTGAGCCGGGGCCGTCCAGACAGCAAGGTGGCACCCGTTCTTTCCCTAAGGTCTGTTTGCTCTACCCCAGGCCCTCCCGTGCTCCCTCCCAGGCTCACGCCGGCTCTCTTGCCTCTCCCCCAACCGCCAGACAGAAAACCGGCGCATCACACACATCTCTGCGGAGCAGAAGAGGCGTTTCAACATCAAGCTGGGCTTTGACACGCTGCACGGGCTGGTGAGCACACTCAGCACCCAGCCCAACCTCAAGGTGAGTGCCCAGGCCCCCCAGCCGCACGcggacccccacccacccacccaaggCCAAACCCCCAGGCCCTCCACACACCTACTGGCCTCCGCCCTGCCCAGTGCCTCACCCCGGGGCCCCAGTACCCAAGGCCACCCTGGTTGGTGCCGCCGTAGATGAGCAAGGCCACCACGCTGCAGAAGACGGCCGAGTACATTGCCATGCTGCAGCAGGAGCGCGCGGCCAAGCAGGAGGAGGCCCAGCAGCTCCGGGACCAGATCGAGGAGCTCAATGCCGCCATTAAgtaggtgggggcagggagggtgtgCAGGGCCAGCAGGGGGCCTGCTGCCTGACTCCCCGCCCTGACCCACCCCGTGCCCCCAGCCTGTGCCAGCAGCAGCTGCCTGCTACCGGGGTGCCCATCACACACCAGCGGTTCGACCAAATGCGAGACATGTTCGATGACTATGTCCGGACCCGCACGCTGCACAACTGGAAGTTCTGGGTAGTATCCTTACTGGGCCAGCAGTCCGGTGTGTGCTGCAGCCAGATCAAGCTGTACCTGATGCAGTCCCTGCTCCCCAGGCCAGGCAGGGTCTCAGGGCTGCTCCTGGAGGAAGAGGCTCCAGTTCTACCCTCTCCTGCCAGCCCCCTGGCACCTTGGCCAGCAGCATTGCCTGGTGATGGGCTGGGAGTGGAGGGAAACTGAAGAGGAGCCACTGGGTGAGAGGACCACAGCCCTGCCCTCAGAAGGTCCTAGGGGCAGTTTGGGAGAACCCAGTACtgaagagggtagccattcccttctccaggagatcttccccacccagggcttgaacccaggtctcctgtatggcagacacattctttaccatctgagccaccagggaaggcccagacTCTGAGTTAGATGACTGGGGTGGACCCTCAGGAAGACTTCAAATCTCTCACTCCCTTACCTGGTCAAGCCTTTGACTGAGCCAGAGCAGGAAGCCCACGGATGGGGGCTAGCCCAGGGAAGGCCATGGGGGAGCTGGCGGAGGGAGCAGAGAGCTGCGGGAGGACCTCGGCAGACGGGAGGGCGGCTTCAGTAGGGGTCCTTGGGGTTCAAGGCTGGACAGTGGTTGGAGATCAGGGCTCCATGTGAAGTGGGTGAGGGTACCAGCCAGAGGCCAGGCCTGCTCCTTGACCTGGCTCCAGTTCAGCATTCTCATCCGGCCCCTGTTTGAGTCCTTCAACGGGATGGTGTCTACAGCAAGCCTGCAGAGCCTCCGCCAGACCTCCCTGGCCTGGCTGGACCAGTATTGCTCCCTGCCTGCTCTCCGACCAAGTATGTGCCTGCCCAGCAGAGTGTCCAAGCCTCAgagcagggggcggggggccCACCCTGCTCAGACCGCAGTCCAGCCTGCCCTCAGTATAGCCTAGACTTTTGTCCATCCCCCACCACGCTCCGGGGTGGACCACTAGGACACCCGCAGACAGAGCTCCTAGGAGGGGCTGACTGACAGTCTTGCTAACTAGTTCCTCCCCTGATCCTTTTGTCTTTAGCATCCAAGTGTAGATTGACCCCTGACCCCCGAaagtgtctctccctctctctctcttttcccagcTGTTCTGAACTCCCTACGTCAGCTGAGTACATCCACCAGCATCCTGACGGATCCAGACTGTATACCCGAGCAAGCCACACGGGCAGTCACAGAGGGCACCCTTGGCAAATCTTTATAGTGCTGGACAGACCCTGCTGCTCACTCAGCTACCCTGGGGCTACTTTCCCTCCTGCCCCGAGTCCTGGCTGTCAAGCAGGGTTCCTTCTCATCTCCCGGAAGCTGGGAAGAACCGTGTTCCAGTCCCTGTTCTACTATAGCAACTAATGCTGTGATCTGGGcgtgggtggtgggggtgggaggttgCAGGGGTGGGTAAGAGGGGCTCTTCCTCCCTCTTTGGACCTCCAGTTTTCAGTCTGCAACATGGGGATGGGGAAGCTTCGAATGGAAGAGGATCTCAAAGCCTTAGCAGCTGTGGTGCTTGGGAGACTAACCTGGAAACTCATGGAGTTTGAAAGAGGGAAGGGGGTGATGCTTCCTTGTCACTCCCACCTGCTCCCCCACAGGTGGGGCCCCAGGCTGTGTTTCTAATCAGGGAAACAAAGGAAGTTCCTTCTCTGTGCTCCTCCGCTGGTAGGGGAAGAGGCCACAGGGTGATGTCCCCGGATGAAGCCAGGAAAGTCTGATCCCAGGAGAGAGTGGGCAGGGGGGTGACCAAACCAGGGCAGgtatctggtgtgtgtgtgtgtgtgtgtgtgtgtgtgtgtgtgtgtgtgtgtgtgtgtatgtgtattttgtaAAGAATTCTTgatcaataaaaacagaaagtgtCAGGGACTGTCAGTGTGTCTCGTTCTGGGATGGAGAGAGAATGGTTGTGGCCTTGTAGAGGGCCTCGCTGGCCACGAGGGGACCTTAGCTTGTCCTCTGAGCTGGAAGCCCCTGGAGGGCTTTGACTGAAGGGTGGGACAAGATCAGAGGGACCTTAATGGGATCCCTCTGGTGGAGAGTTGAGAATAGGCTGCAGGGAGTAAAGGGTGGCAGCAGGGAGacgcttcccagctggcactagtggtaaagaaccctcctgccaaggcaggcgGCTTAAgaaactcgggttcgatccctgggtcgggaagattcccctggaggagggcacagcaacccactccagtattcttgccagggaaatcccatggacagaggagcctggcgggctacagtccacagggtcacggagtcagacacgactgagtgactcagcacttAGCCTGGAGATCCTCCCTCTGTGGTCCCGGGCAGGTTCAGAGAGGCTCGGCACCTGCCACGCATGAGGAGGGCAGGGCCGGGACCACGGGGTGGAAGCGACAGGGCCGTCTGTCGGAACCGTCCAGAAGGAGAAAGGTGCCTTGGGGGGTCGTGACCACCCCACCATGTGAGATAATGCAAGCAGAGGGTGGGTGGTCGCTGGGTCTGGATGTCTTAGCAGGAACTGATGCTGCAGATGGGCAGTTGGGGTAAATGGCCCCAATACTTCAAGCCTTTcattgatccttttttttttagccacaccaCGTACCTTGAGCCGTCTTTTagtcccccgaccagggattgaagccacgccccctgcagtgaaagcatggagtcctaacccctggactaccagggagttTCCTTTCATTGACccatttaacaagtattttggtacttgcctagtggtccagtggctaagactggatgctcccagtgcaggggccccaggttcaatccctggtcagggagctggatcccacatgccagaactaaaagatcctgcatgccacaactaagactcattGCAGcccagtaaattaaaaaaaaaaaaaaaactttcctgagGGCCCGCTATGGACCAGACAGTGGCCTTGGCTCTGAGGAGTATGTTCACAGCTGTACCGCTCTCTGCTGAGAACTATCATTCAAGCCTGAATCCTCGCATGTCCTCAGGCCATCCAGAGATGTTTGCTGGCTAGAAACAGGAGACAGTTTTCTGGGGGCTTTGACATTTATgtagaataataataacaataacaggGCTAGCTACACCGTTCATCGAGTTCCAAGCATGATTCTAAGCGCTTTATGTATATTCgcttatttaattctcatctCACCTACCTCAGTATGCCTGCAGTGAGGACTGCAGAGTAAATATACATACTTACCACAGTCCCTGGCGTAAATCTGATGGAAGAGTTGTCATAATGATTACTATCTACTATGGTCCCCACTTTACAACCGAAAATTTGAGGCGTAGAGAAATTAGCTAGCCCAAGTTCTCATGGTTCGCGAGCTGCTCACCCAGGCTGTCTTACTTTTAGCCACTTTTTACTGTGCAGGTAgagcttccctgctagctcagttggtaaagaatccacctgcaatgcaggagaccccggttcaattcctgtgtcaggaagatgccctggagaagggaaaggctacccactccagtattcttgggcttccctggtggcttagaccataaagaatccaactgcaatgtgggagacctgggtttgatccctgggttgggaagatcccctggagaaggctacccactccagtattctggcttggagatcCCATGggcacgggagcctggtgggttacagtccatgggtcacagagctggacatgactgagtgactaagcacagcactaccACAGCAGGTGACAGAGGTACCCAGCCTTTAGGTGCTATTTGCTGCTGCAGACAGAGGCTTATAGGCTCTCAGAAAGGTCAATTCCTAGGAGTTTCTGCTCTGCTGCTTTCACTCACTCATCCTGCCAGAAAGGTCCCCAGAGGACATCCCCTTGACCCTGTGTCCCCCTCTAGATGCCACCTTCCCTTAAGAGAGCCTACACCtgccttctccccctcctcccctcccacttgcctccagcccctgcctttgggctcctcctccctccccacttccaccCCAGCCTCACCCCTGCCCTGACTCTGCTCTTTCCAAGGTCACTTGGCTCCCTCACTGCCAAATCCAACAACCACTTTGCAGTGCTCCCGGGGCCTTTGgacctctttctttaaaaaaaaaaatttttttttaatttatttggctacgctgggtcttagttgccacacgtGGAAtctctagttgcggcatgtgagatctagttccctgaccaaggattgaacttgggcctcctgcattggcagcatagACTCTTAaccctggaccagcagggaagtcccctggaccTCCTTTTTGAATCACTCTTTTCCTGCAAATCCAGGCTCTCCTTCCTCCCCGCTGGCAGTGACTTCCAGATCCTGCTGTGGGAGCCTTTTCCCCCAGCTTCACCCCCGGTCCCTTCCTCAGCCCACTTCCCTTCTCACGCTATGGGAAGCTCCCGGCCCTGCCATTGCCTCCAGCCTCTCAGCTGAGGGCTTCCTCTCCTGTATCTGTGCTGCCCTCTCTCAGAGCCACACCCTAACCTCCCCCTCCCCGAATGTACCACAGCTCCGTTAACCTTGAAGGAGCCAAAACAGCTCAGCATTCCCAAGACTACAGTTCACAGTCTTCACCCTCTAACCTGAACCTTTCCATGCTCCCCAAGCCCAGGAAGGGCACCACCATCCAGACACTTGTGCCCTCGGAAAACAGTTGTCTTCAGCTCTTCCCCAGTCCCCACTGCCCTCTGGTGTGTTACCAAGGTCTGGCCAGTTTGCTGCAGGAAAATGGGGCACAAGGAGACGGTCATGTCCCAGGCTTGGGTGAGCCTCTGGGTCAGACCCCCAAGTGAGTGTCCTTGGCTTTGCGCGGGAAAGAATTCAAGAGCGGCCCCGGTAAAATGAAAGTAGGTTTACTGAGAGAGGTACACATTCCATCTGGagtagaagatggcaacccactccagtattcttccctgaaaaatcccatggacagagaagcctggtgggctacagtccacgggatagggttggacacgactcagcaactgagcacgcacgcacgtaCACATTCCCTAGGCAGCATGCAGTCTGCCTGGTCtgtctcagaaggtgagagcGGCCTCAGGGCAGGGGTAAGTGGGAAAATGAGAGCTCCCCCAAATCTGGGGTGGTTAGTTTTTTATGGGCTGCATAATTCCACAAGCCAACGAGTGGGAGGGTTACTCCAGCTgttttgggggaaggggtggagactTCCAGGAATTGGACTACCCCGCCCACTTCATGGCTTGGGTGAGTCTGTCATGTAGCATATGCTAACCTATCTCAATGAGTGAGCTGTATTGTGAGGCTCCAGGTCCGCTGGAAGTTGGTTAAATCTTCTGCCCTGAGtctagttggttctaaccagtttttgttGTATCCTCAGTGGCTATGTCATCTTTTTAATGGTTgtaccctgcccccttccctcgtCACTAGTTGATCTTGTAAGTATCTCGTGGCCATGGCCACGGCCCTGGTCTGACAAACATTACTTTTACACGTAGACTCCTGCATTAGTCTCTGGTATCCCTTGCAGCTAGAACGCCAGCTTAAATGTACATCTTAATAAGTTGGGCCTTTTCAAAACCTTCTTGAGCAGGTCTAGTCCAGGCCAATTATATCAGAATACCTGGCTGTGGGAAGGAgacataagcattttttttttaagtgattccaGTATATATTCAAGGTTAAGAATCACTGTAATAGAGTCTGTGAGCTGCAAATAACCTACATCTGGGGTTCAAGTTAATTTAAATCGTTGGTTCTTACACTTCAGtgggcatcagaatcacctaacaagttgttaaaatacagatttctgagcCTTGACTTGTGATCCAGTGGCAAAGACTCCacagtcccaatgcagggggtttggttctgggtttgattcctggtcggggaactagatcccacatgccacagcaaaAAAGATCCCATATATGGtgactaagatccagcacagctaaataaaaaacaaaaataagtattaaaaaataaacagcttgCTGGGCCCCCACCTCTGGAGTGTCTGAGTTAGCAGATGGGGGGTGAAGtctaagaatctgcattttctaaTGATGCTGGTCCAGGGCCCACACATTGAGAACCGCTACTTAAACGATGAGGAAGTGTATCGTTTTACCTGACAGAGAGGCCAGGGGTAGGGAGGGAGGCACCAAGCAAGGCCAGGTGGATCTTCAATTGCAAAATGAAGTTGGGCTTCCATTGCTTCTCTGGCTCTTGCTCGCCTCTGATGAGACCAGGTTTCTAGCAGATGTTCAAGGTGCCCTGTGACTGACTCCGCTACCCCTCCAGCCGTACCTTTGCTCATGCCTTACTTTCCCTCCTAGAATTCCGTTTTATCCTGTTTCACCTGTTCTAAATGCCCACCCTTAAAGGTACAGCTGAATTTCACTGCCCTTCTGAACCCATCTCCCCCTCCCTGATCTGCCCAGTTTTCTCCCGTTCCGCTTTGTGTCACCAGTTGTCCTTCTGAGGGTTGGTTTTGGATTCCAGTTGGGCTGTAGGACACTTGGGGGTAAAAACAAGGCGGTTACCACAGCCCCATGGCAAGGTCAGATGGATAAGGATCTCGGAGTGTAGCAGACCCTAGTTGGactctgggtttgattcctggcttccTTGTTGATGTGGGGTAAGTTACTTGACCAGAGCCTAGGGTTTTTTGGGGGGTCtggttaaaattatttcatagcatcatctgTCTTAAAGGATCAACTGAGTTCATGATGTCAAAGAATCCTGTACTCTCAGCTGAACCAGAGCCCTATTCCTGCTTCTCCTTGTCCCCCACACCGATATATTAGTGTCATAGACCTGCATGTGTCCCCAGGTTCACTCTTCATCTTTGTCACCTCTGGAAAAATCACTTAGTGAGCATCTCTTAGAGCATCAGTCCCCTAATCTGTGGGATGGGAATGTGAGAAGATTCAAAGAAATGCAAGCTCCCGGATCAACAAATGTCATCGGCAAAATGCTTGGTGAATGAAATTCTTAAAAGAACCGAGTTGTCTCTAGGTGGTGGAGAAAGTGGTTCAGGACTGGGCCTTCGGTTCTAAACAGCAAATTAAGGAGTGCTCTGGACAACCCCCTTctggccctccccaccccactgcccatAGCTGAGTCAATGCCagtctccccttctcccctcaccAAGGacaaaagggaaggaaatgaggCCACTTCATTTGCTCTCTGAGTGGATCTGTTTCCTCACCCGAGGTTGTGGGTGAGTCTGTCTGTCCTCTAGTCTCTGCAGCAGCCTCTGTGCTCGGAGGGTCCTTCTAGAGCCTGAGGGCCCACACTGCCAGGAGAGGCTCCCTGGTGGCCAGGGAAACGTTTGAATCTGGCAGCCCTGACTCTGGTACTTCCACTTGTTCTGGGTTGCGGGGCTGGGAGGCCCATGGAGCACGTTTGTTTCTGGGAACATTCCCTCTACAGCTAAGTGGGTCTGGCCTATCATTAGTCTTTCAGAataactttttgtgtgtgtgtgtgtgactaaaTTCTGCCAACTTCCTGGTTTTTGATATTGCACTATAGTTATGTTGCCATTGGGGGAAACTGGGGGAAGAGTCCATGgactttcctgttttttttttttttcccaactccTTTTGAATCTATACTTCAAAATTGAAAGTGtgttgttaaaaatatttccagggacttccctggtggtccagtggctaagattccacactcctaatgaagggggcctgggttcgatccctggtcagggaattagatcccacatggtgcaattaaagatcccccatgctgcaaataagacatggaacagccaaattaaaatcttttcagcttccttccttcctgaaggAAGGTGGACTCGGCCACCCCCGAGTCCAGGCTCTTATCACCTCCGTCTTGGACTCTTGCAACCACCTCTTGGCTTTCCTTCTATCTTTGTTTGGTCTTGGCACACACTAGTCCACCCATAGAATCTCCAAGATACCAATTTTGATCTATTTCACCCTGAAATGACTAGCAGAGGCTACCGTTTACTGGGATGAACTAGCACTCAAGGCCCTCAAACACCTTTCCAATCTTGTTGTTTAATTGccgagttgtgtctgactcttttgcgaccccacagactgtagcccaccggactcctctgtccatgggatttcccaggcaagaatactgaagtggattgccatttccttctccaggggatcttaccgacccagggatcaaacctgcatctcctgcattggtaggcagattctttaccactgagccacctgggaagcttccaaTTTCacctgctacttttttttttcttgcctgcaCCGCCTGGTTTGCCAGATCTTAGttaccagaccagggatccaacccatgacCCCTGCGATGGaaatgtgaagtcttaaccactgtcctgccagggaattcccttaccGGCGTTTTATTTTACTCATACCCTGCCTCCGCACAGCATCCTCCTGCTTACGTCTTTGCTGAGGCTGTGCCACCCACTAATTCCAGAActaccctttcccttcttcattaACAGTAAATATTCATCTGAATTTCCCAATGCTAAGACTTTCCCACCTGTTGAACGGGAGTAAAATTTGGACCCTTGCCTCCTTGAAAGGATCCAGTGTGATGACGGCTGGAATAATGCCTTTACTAACGATTATCAGTAAAGTAGTCAAGGGAAGGCCTGAGCCTGGACTACATGCACTACATTACTCGCCCCGAAACGCTTCCGCGACCACACAGCCTCAATGGCCAGGCCCCGCCCTTCCGGGGGCCCAATGATCATGGCCCCGCCCCTGGAGACGCACCAACGACCAGGCCACGCCCCTCGGGACGCGCCAGAGGCCGGGCCCCGCCCCGCGTGCGTGCGCGGCCCCGCGGAGACGTGCAGGCGTCCGCCAGGCCAGAGGCTGAGGTGGCAGTGGTCCTGCGGACATGGAGCTCCCGCAGATGCCGGAGCTGATGGGGCTGTCGCTGTTGCTCGGGCTGCTGGCCCTCGTGGCGACGGCTGCGGTAGCGCGGGGGTGGCTGCGCGCGGAGGAGGAGACGAGCGGCCGGTCCGCCGGTGAGTGTGGCGGGGACGGGTAGGGGCGACCCGCGAGACCTCGCTCCCCGGCCTTCTCGGGGGTCCGACGCACCGTTCGGGCTTGTGGGGGTGTCAGTGACCTGCCCTCCCCGCCTCAGTTTCTCCTCTTATGACATAAGTTTCCCTTCCCGAGAGTAGGGGCCGCCTTGCCCGGCCCATCGCGCCCCTTTGGGACGATCTGTTAGAACCTGGGTCCCGCGCGGCAGTGCGCTCTCTGCGTGGCCGAGACCAAGCCGCCTTCCCTCGGAGCACAGCTGAGAGGCCGCTCGGAAACTCTTCCGCGCGCTCCTTGTTCGTTATTTTATGAAAACGAGGAGGAAGGGACAGAGACATCCATTTGTGAACGCTCTGGTCTACCGACATacagcatttattgaatacctactaccTCCTGTAGGCTTTGGGGTCTT from Bos javanicus breed banteng chromosome 25, ARS-OSU_banteng_1.0, whole genome shotgun sequence harbors:
- the MLXIPL gene encoding carbohydrate-responsive element-binding protein isoform X1; translation: MTMAGALAGLVAGLQGPRVVPSPDSDSDTDSEDPNTRRSAGGLLRSQVIHSGHFMVSSPHSDSLTRRRDQEGSLGHADFGPRSIDPTLTRLFECMSLAYSGKLVSPKWKNFKGLKLLCRDKIRLNNAIWRAWYIQYVERRKSPVCGFVTPLQGPEADEHRKPQAVVLEGNYWKRRIEVVMREYHKWRIYYKKRLRKSSREGDLLAPKQAEVGWQPPERWCEQLFTSVVPVLLGGPEEEPSGRQLLDLNCFLSDISDTLFTMTQPTPTPLQLPPEDAYVGNADMIQPDLTPLQPSLDDFMEISDFFTNYRPPQTPTPSNFPEPHGFGPMADPVLGSGILGSEVPPACSGMTHLSGHNRLQARSSCPGSLDSSTYLNSDFLLPEDPKPKLPPTPAPPPLLQYPSPAKGLGLEPCPPPPFPPMAPPPALLQEEPLFSPRFAFPAVPPAPGVSGLSAPTAFPPTPQPGPGPAPFPIDLLPSGYSETPFGPHFPVPQGTRPRGKPPAPSPRGRKPGAPAVAPATASPTATAGSNNPCLTQLLTAAKPEQALEPPLVSSALLRPPGSPVRQRALGGGAAPQAFTPTLCPSPPQQDTLPEFPCTFFPPTPAPTPPRLPPGSATPAPPRPLIVPKVERLSPPAPSGGERRLSAELTSLPGPGALSICISPPQPMLSRGRPDSKTENRRITHISAEQKRRFNIKLGFDTLHGLVSTLSTQPNLKMSKATTLQKTAEYIAMLQQERAAKQEEAQQLRDQIEELNAAINLCQQQLPATGVPITHQRFDQMRDMFDDYVRTRTLHNWKFWVFSILIRPLFESFNGMVSTASLQSLRQTSLAWLDQYCSLPALRPTVLNSLRQLSTSTSILTDPDCIPEQATRAVTEGTLGKSL
- the MLXIPL gene encoding carbohydrate-responsive element-binding protein isoform X2 — translated: MTMAGALAGLVAGLQGPRVVPSPDSDSDTDSEDPNTRRSAGGLLRSQVIHSGHFMVSSPHSDSLTRRRDQEGSLGHADFGPRSIDPTLTRLFECMSLAYSGKLVSPKWKNFKGLKLLCRDKIRLNNAIWRAWYIQYVERRKSPVCGFVTPLQGPEADEHRKPQAVVLEGNYWKRRIEVVMREYHKWRIYYKKRLRKSSREGDLLAPKQAEVGWQPPERWCEQLFTSVVPVLLGGPEEEPSGRQLLDLNCFLSDISDTLFTMTQPTPTPLQLPPEDAYVGNADMIQPDLTPLQPSLDDFMEISDFFTNYRPPQTPTPSNFPEPHGFGPMADPVLGSGILGSEVPPACSGMTHLSGHNRLQARSSCPGSLDSSTYLNSDFLLPEDPKPKLPPTPAPPPLLQYPSPAKGLGLEPCPPPPFPPMAPPPALLQEEPLFSPRFAFPAVPPAPGVSGLSAPTAFPPTPQPGPGPAPFPIDLLPSGYSETPFGPHFPVPQGTRPRGKPPAPSPRGRKPGAPAVAPATASPTATAGSNNPCLTQLLTAAKPEQALEPPLVSSALLRPPGSPQDTLPEFPCTFFPPTPAPTPPRLPPGSATPAPPRPLIVPKVERLSPPAPSGGERRLSAELTSLPGPGALSICISPPQPMLSRGRPDSKTENRRITHISAEQKRRFNIKLGFDTLHGLVSTLSTQPNLKMSKATTLQKTAEYIAMLQQERAAKQEEAQQLRDQIEELNAAINLCQQQLPATGVPITHQRFDQMRDMFDDYVRTRTLHNWKFWVFSILIRPLFESFNGMVSTASLQSLRQTSLAWLDQYCSLPALRPTVLNSLRQLSTSTSILTDPDCIPEQATRAVTEGTLGKSL
- the MLXIPL gene encoding carbohydrate-responsive element-binding protein isoform X3 — protein: MTMAGALAGLVAGLQGPRVVPSPDSDSDTDSEDPNTRRSAGGLLRSQVIHSGHFMVSSPHSDSLTRRRDQEGSLGHADFGPRSIDPTLTRLFECMSLAYSGKLVSPKWKNFKGLKLLCRDKIRLNNAIWRAWYIQYVERRKSPVCGFVTPLQGPEADEHRKPQAVVLEGNYWKRRIEVVMREYHKWRIYYKKRLRKSSREGDLLAPKQAEVGWQPPERWCEQLFTSVVPVLLGGPEEEPSGRQLLDLNCFLSDISDTLFTMTQPTPTPLQLPPEDAYVGNADMIQPDLTPLQPSLDDFMEISDFFTNYRPPQTPTPSNFPEPHGFGPMADPVLGSGILGSEVPPACSGMTHLSGHNRLQARSSCPGSLDSSTYLNSDFLLPEDPKPKLPPTPAPPPLLQYPSPAKGLGLEPCPPPPFPPMAPPPALLQEEPLFSPRFAFPAVPPAPGVSGLSAPTAFPPTPQPGPGPAPFPIDLLPSGYSETPFGPHFPVPQGTRPRGKPPAPSPRGRKPGAPAVAPATASPTATAGSNNPCLTQLLTAAKPEQALEPPLVSSALLRPPGSPDTLPEFPCTFFPPTPAPTPPRLPPGSATPAPPRPLIVPKVERLSPPAPSGGERRLSAELTSLPGPGALSICISPPQPMLSRGRPDSKTENRRITHISAEQKRRFNIKLGFDTLHGLVSTLSTQPNLKMSKATTLQKTAEYIAMLQQERAAKQEEAQQLRDQIEELNAAINLCQQQLPATGVPITHQRFDQMRDMFDDYVRTRTLHNWKFWVFSILIRPLFESFNGMVSTASLQSLRQTSLAWLDQYCSLPALRPTVLNSLRQLSTSTSILTDPDCIPEQATRAVTEGTLGKSL